One stretch of Narcine bancroftii isolate sNarBan1 chromosome 8, sNarBan1.hap1, whole genome shotgun sequence DNA includes these proteins:
- the gpr34l gene encoding G protein-coupled receptor 34 like — MANMSSLALIHNNAIQSTMSFNASIKRSECVIEDGFISTVLPVLYTIICVIGLLSNIPAFWVFYFNQNKATSISTYMRHLALSDLLLLLCLPFRITYHIGEYTWMAKFYFCKIIGSFFYINMYVSIAFLELISLDRYLKITKPLRKFRIHSEKWSSSISMAVWVVVFLLMLPFVVLSTLHSKQAKCFHYTSQKFTAGSMNLTAVISIFIFSLLFLIFYAKIAVKLYEISQGKKDHIRKVRTRAILKTFIVLVIFLVCFVPYHIIRIPYVLSQMDIISSCQMKHFLHVANELALCLSALNSCLNPIIYFFLSNSFRKTIIYNVHGKFHKNFTKTKGATNSFKSITEI, encoded by the coding sequence ATGGCTAATATGTCATCTTTGGCATTAATCCACAACAATGCTATCCAGTCCACAATGAGTTTCAATGCATCAATCAAAAGATCGGAATGTGTAATTGAAGATGGCTTCATTTCAACGGTGCTGCCTGTTTTATACACAATTATTTGTGTGATTGGGCTGCTGAGCAACATACCGGCCTTCTGGGTGTTCTACTTCAATCAGAATAAGGCAACATCGATCTCGACTTACATGAGGCACCTGGCCTTGTCCGACCTCCTGCTGTTGCTCTGCCTTCCCTTCAGGATCACCTATCATATTGGAGAATATACCTGGATGGCCAAATTCTACTTCTGTAAGATTATTGGATCATTCTTCTACATCAACATGTACGTCAGCATTGCATTTCTAGAGCTGATCAGCCTAGACCGTTATTTAAAGATCACAAAGCCCCTCCGCAAGTTCAGGATACACAGCGAGAAGTGGAGTTCGAGCATTTCCATGGCAGTGTGGGTGGTCGTATTTCTGCTAATGCTACCCTTTGTGGTGCTGAGCACCTTGCATTCAAAACAGGCAAAATGCTTCCATTACACGAGCCAAAAGTTTACAGCTGGTTCAATGAATCTGACAGCTGTGATATctatttttatcttttctttgCTTTTTCTCATATTCTATGCTAAGATTGCTGTCAAGCTCTATGAAATTTCCCAGGGAAAAAAGGACCATATCAGGAAAGTGAGAACTAGAGCTATTTTGAAGACCTTTATTGTCCTTGTAATCTTCCTGGTGTGCTTCGTGCCATATCACATTATTCGAATCCCATATGTTCTCTCCCAGATGGACATAATCTCCAGCTGCCAAATGAAGCATTTCCTGCATGTTGCCAATGAGTTGGCACTGTGCCTCTCTGCCCTGAACAGTTGTCTTAAtccaataatttattttttcctctctaactcctttcgTAAGACTATAATTTACAATGTTCATGGAAAATTCCACAAAAATTTCACTAAAACCAAAGGGGCAACAAACAGTTTCAAATCCATCACAGAAATCTGA